The Lineus longissimus chromosome 6, tnLinLong1.2, whole genome shotgun sequence sequence TCATGGCCGTTGACCGAAAAGCAGTGGGGGAGGACCAGGGAATATGGGGGCTATAGTTATATTTGAGTATAGATTTAtacgataaatgataagcgtTTGTGATGGCCGTAATTGTGGATACTAATATCATATAATGAATATGTTTTTGTCCGCTCAAAACTGTTAAATCTACAGACATAGGCATCACACTGTAAGCCCTAATAAGATCAATACCCATGTCGTGATTTTACTATTTAGCAAATTTTATCCCGGCAAATTATATTTTAATGTGATTTATCCCGGCAAATTATATATTAATGTGATTTTACAGGTCATATTTAGGCCTAATACTAATAGTGATCAACCTTGttactattgattgattattggcaACAATCACTGTTCATTAATAAGTTCGAGGAAAAATGTTGAGATCAACTTTGTTATCCGAAGCGTATAGGCCTAGGATTGGTTGATTATGTCGTTTATCTTGTAATATTCATGTAACTATGTACACTGTATAATGATGTACTGCCTGTACTTTTGTGATAGCTGTGCAACTGCAAGTAAATACTTAGTTAGTTCATCATCTTTCGTACAGATGGCACTGCAGGTGAGGGGTAAAGggttgaggacaatgtcacaaccagaggatTTTTATCTATGGTATGGGTTTGCCAAGGCTTCTTTGAGGGTTTATAAAGAATTAtgggctccccccccccccgcatttCTCAAAGCTGGTTGAGTTGATTGTAACGACTACAGATACATCATGTCGGTACTTTACGCATATTACATGTCCGTGTATGTAAAGTTTCTTGTACTGTGCTATTAATTATGTAACTTTTCTTGTAcaatacatttttttcacatttgacaGTACCTAGAGTTTTTGCTTCGTCTTTGCTGTTCGGATGACGTATTTCACTGTAccggtaatcactgctatcttaGCGGATACACGCTGATGGTTCCAATAAGAAAACCGTACGAGTGGCAGATCTTCTACGGCTCTGAAagcaatcactgttatccttaaggagacacactgaggggcccaacagcgatcaacttggttatctggatagtcttgataaataattggcagtaatcactgctatccttaaggagacacactgagggtccccagcagcgaccaacttggttatctgaatagtcttgatagatatttggcagtaatcactgttatccttaaggagaaatattgagggtccccagcagcgatcaacttggttatctgaatagtcttgatagataattgacagtaatcactgttatccttaaggagacacactgagggtccccagcagcgatcaacttggttatctggatagtcttgatagatatttggcagtaatcactgttatccttaaggagaaacactgagggtccccagcagcgatcaaattggttatctgaatagtcttgatagagaATTGGTAATAATTGCTGTTGTCATAGAGGAGACGCACTGAGgggccccagcagcgatcaacttggttatctgagcaGTAGTGATTGAATCATGCCAATAAAAACTGTTATGAGAGAGGAGACATGCTGacggtccccagcagcgatcacaTTTTATTAACGGAGCAATAGGGATTGATTAATGGCAATAATCACTCTTATCTGTGGGAAGACACAATAAgagtccccagcagcgatcaacttggttatcggagtagtcttgatagataattggcagtaatcacagctatccttaaggagacacactgagggtccccagcagcgatcaacttggttatctggatagtcttgatagataattggcagtaatcgttgttatccttaaggagacacactgagggtccccagcagcgatcaacttggttatctgaatagtcttgatagataattggcagtaatcactgttatccttcaggagacacaatgagggtccccagcagcgattaACTTGGTTATCTgcatagtcttgatagataattggcagtaatcactgttatccttaaggagaaacactgagggtccccagcagcgatcaacttggttatctgaatagtcttgatagataattggcagtaatcactgttatccttagggagacacactgagaggccccagcagcgatcaacttggttatctgagcaGTAGTGATTTATTCATGGCAAAAAAACTGTTATGAGAGAGGAGACACGCTGAGGGtacccagcagcgatcaacttggttatctgaatagtcttgatagagaattggcagtaatcactgttatccttaaggagacacactgagaggccccagcagcgatcaagtTGGTTATCTGAGCAGTAGTGATTTATTCATGGCAATACAACTGTTATGAgagaggagacacactgagggtccccagcagcgatcaaattggttatctgaatagtcttgatagagaATTGGTAATAATTGCTGTTGTCATAGAGGAGACGCACTGAGgggccccagcagcgatcaacttggttatctgagcaGTAGTGATTGAATCATGCCAATAAAAACTATTATGAGAGAGGAGACATGCTGacggtccccagcagcgatcacaTTTTATTAACGGAGCAATAGGGATTGATTAATGGCAATAATCACTCTTATATGTGGGAAGACACAAtaagggtccccagcagcgatcaacttggttatcggagtagtcttgatagataattggcagtaatcactgctattcttaaggagacacactaagggtccccagcagcgatcaacttggttatctggatagtcttgatagataattggcagtaatcgtggATACATTTGATACACAGCAGAATGCCCGAGGCCCATATCAGATGAGTACTGCCTcaagttatgatgatgatgatgatgacacccCACATGGTAGTGGACGCCCAACTTTATACAGCAGATGGTGTCGCCATCTCTCCATACTTTGTCTATCTAATCTTGGAATCGGAAATCTCTACCTTTTCTCGGGATGGGGACCGGCAGCCAGCCAGTGAGCCAGTGCTGAGTGCTTGCAGTAATAACTTCCTCCAATGCCAGTGCATATAACATGTTCAAATTTTATTTATCAATTGGGAACTTATTTCAGagaaaaattcaataattttagtgcttaaatgaaaagtccataggcctactacaagaGGGCAAGCACGATAATACTAGTAACCTGATGTCAGCAGTACAGTGAAGATAGTagtctacatgtagttcataataataacagctcaagatcacaaGAAACCACAGATCCCGGCGCCCCCCGCCCACTGACGAAGACCCAGTCGCGCAACCCGATCTATCTCACCCGATCTCACCCTGGACAAGTTGAGCGCGTAAATACcacgaaagggttaaatttatctattaatagaatattcaaataagatTGCCGTCATGTTGATGCACCACCTGACCATGCTCCACACATAGATAACGCATGCGCAGTAGCAGCATCTTAAATGGAGAATtggtcacgtgagggtctgggcggcgatcatcaaagcgggtcccacgagcgaccaaaaggttcccagtagcgatcgcgctctccgaacctttaaagtgtgccatttggcgtgcattagcatgcaatttttatcagcgctgccaattgccgaacagaatgccgtagctccgtcaattttgaatcaatttttatgggagtaacattattgtgttgcttggaatggctactttttactcatgtaagaatcgtagtactaaaaactaaaatgcaaacagaatcatgccgattcactgcacatactgtgggaattctccatttcaaaataattcgcgaacagagcgtgcacttctaatatcgttttcacagaattgtggccaaattttcaaaaactaaTTTCTGATAGTAGTCcctaagaccttatgactacctactgaaaggaactagtgataatatcgcctacttgacttctttttggcagaaaattggttaccgtgttgcaaaatcaatcttccatctttagactggtcacagtgggtatgctgaaatatagtctGGTttcttggccaattccatgcgcagaatacaactgcgcaactatacgtcatagcccgggcttgGCGCCATTTCAGAATTGTTTTTTATTTGCGTTAATCTATGATACTACCGGACATGAGCACGCTTTCGGAAAAAACCAAGACTGCATATACAAGCATTCACAGTGTAAACGATTgatctctttttaaatattttggcgTCCTGAGAAGGACGGTTGGGTTGGTTTGCAAAACACTGGGTTTCGGCAGCTTACTTGGAGCTGGTGTACTTGGTGACGGCCTTGGTACCCTCGCTGACAGCGTGCTTAGCGAGCTCTCCTGGCAACAGAAGACGGACAGCTGTCTGGATTTCCCGAATCGTGATGGTCGACTTCTTGTTGTAGTGAGTCAGGCGGGATGCCTCGGCTGCAATTCTCTCAAAGATATCATTCACGAAACTGTTCATGATCGACATCGCCTTGCTCGAGATACCGGTGTCGGGGTGGACTTGCTTTAGCACTTTGTAGATGTAGATGCTGTAGCTCtctttcctcctcctccttcgctTCTTGTCCCCAGATCGCTGGGCCTTGGCCTTAGAGGCTGTCTTCTTGCTTCCCTTGCTCGATACTTTTGGTGCCATGATGAATCAGTGACGAAAAATGCGGCGTGTTGAAATTTTTCCAATTTATATGGCGGTGGCGGATCCTGATGTAGATTTTTCCGCGTCAGTAAATTTGCATATAAATTTGCGGACCATTGTACTCCACTACGCTACCTCTCTTGTGTATAGTGCCTGGCACCTTGGAACTCACCAATTCCGCAACGCTTGAAACTACACTAAATGGCCATCAGGAGCCTTTTCCGAATATAAATACTTTGAAAGCTAGTTTTGGCATTATTGTATTTGTTTCTGCCGAGCAACATTCTAAACTATCATCATGTCTGGACGAGGTAAGGGAGGAAAGACATAGGGAAAGGTAAAGAGCAGGAGTTCAAGGGCCGGACTTCAGTTCCCAGTTGGTCGTATCCGCCCTCTGTTGAGGAAGGGAAACTATGCCCAGCGTATCGGAGCTGGAGCGCCACTATATCTTGCAGCCGTCATGGAATATTTGGCAGCCGAGGTCCTCGAGTTGGCAGGCAATGCAGCCTGTGACAATAAAAAATCTAGGATCATTCCTGGACATCTCCAGCTCGCCATCCGTAATGACGAAGGGTTGAACAAGCTTCTCTCCGGTGTCACCATCGCCCAAGGTGGTGTGTTGCCAAACATCCAGGCTGTCCTTCTCCCCAAGAAGTCTGGAAGCGCTAAGAAGTAAACACTTTTGTGCATTCTACAACTTAACAACGGCCTTTCTAAAGGCCAcaatatattttaaaagagaTAATCGTTACCATTATTTTCGCTTGTAAATAACTAATACCCTACCAATATATGAGAAAGGGCCAATACCCTCCCATAAATTAGGCCTATTGATATTAAGTGCGCCTGTGCAGTAATCCTGCATTTACAATGGCCTTTCTAAAGGCCACCATATACTCGGGTTTCGCACGCCCACCGTCCACTGCaataagccagtgtatgtgttcaTTTTTGACGGGTCACGACGGAAGtaagtttcttgattgattgaccagcatcatcaatggcaatagtggcttgaatagaaggcctaaaaTTTCCCCCATTACGGGCCCAGAAATTTGCACTAAGATTAAAGAAAAGATCTGGCTGAACGTTCaaagtgagaaactagagtattttaaAAGAGATAATCGTTACCACACTGTTTCGCTTGTAAATAAACAATACCCTGCCAATAATATACGAGAAAGGcccagaaccccccccccccccccgattccTAGGGTGCGATATataaaataggcctaggcctatagatatTCAATGCGCCTGTGCAGTAATCCTGCCTTGTC is a genomic window containing:
- the LOC135489048 gene encoding histone H2B-like, encoding MAPKVSSKGSKKTASKAKAQRSGDKKRRRRRKESYSIYIYKVLKQVHPDTGISSKAMSIMNSFVNDIFERIAAEASRLTHYNKKSTITIREIQTAVRLLLPGELAKHAVSEGTKAVTKYTSSK